From a single Microbacterium murale genomic region:
- a CDS encoding NAD(P)H-dependent oxidoreductase — MSTRRPQALYVFVHPDERSFNRQLFDAGRAALERTHDVVTSDLYGMGFNPALTRADLGDFAPAEDPFLTRWSRAYAEGQLPADVRMEQQKLLDADLVVFQFPLWWYSVPAMLKGWFDRVFASGFGFDVIDPVTGLPRKYGDGVLVGKRALISVSLGEGMRSIAPRGISGDLDSLLFGVTHGTLFYAGIEPLPLHVIADADDLGTAEVDREIRRFTDRIAGLAEETPTPYRTMSSGDYRPGRALREEFAPGRTDLGIHRIGH; from the coding sequence ATGTCCACGAGAAGGCCACAAGCGCTGTACGTCTTTGTCCATCCCGATGAGCGGTCGTTCAATCGGCAACTGTTCGACGCCGGCCGGGCGGCACTCGAACGCACACACGACGTCGTCACGAGCGACCTCTACGGCATGGGGTTCAACCCTGCGCTGACCCGTGCCGACCTCGGTGACTTTGCGCCAGCGGAGGATCCATTCCTGACACGCTGGTCGCGCGCCTACGCCGAAGGCCAGCTTCCGGCGGATGTCCGCATGGAACAGCAGAAACTCCTGGATGCGGACCTCGTGGTCTTCCAGTTTCCGCTCTGGTGGTATTCGGTGCCGGCGATGCTCAAGGGCTGGTTCGATCGTGTCTTCGCATCCGGGTTCGGGTTCGACGTGATCGATCCCGTGACCGGATTGCCGCGCAAGTACGGCGATGGCGTGCTCGTCGGCAAGCGAGCGCTGATCTCGGTGTCGCTGGGTGAGGGCATGAGGTCGATCGCGCCGCGAGGGATCTCGGGCGATCTCGATTCCCTGCTCTTCGGTGTCACTCACGGCACGTTGTTCTACGCCGGGATCGAACCGCTACCACTCCACGTGATCGCAGACGCCGACGACCTCGGTACTGCCGAAGTCGATCGCGAGATCAGGCGATTCACCGATCGCATCGCCGGTCTGGCGGAGGAGACGCCGACTCCGTACCGAACGATGTCGAGCGGCGACTACCGGCCCGGTCGAGCTCTTCGGGAGGAGTTCGCGCCCGGTCGCACAGACCTCGGCATCCATCGCATCGGCCACTGA
- a CDS encoding winged helix-turn-helix transcriptional regulator, whose product MRAATEHAASVCPVEVTVSIVGGSWKLTIVQKLLAGTRRFGELRRDVGGVTDRVLTRQLRELESDGLVHREVFAQVPPRVEYSLTAEGESLRPLVEMMDEWGRQWTSEHVGGVPA is encoded by the coding sequence ATGAGAGCAGCTACTGAGCATGCCGCTTCCGTGTGCCCCGTCGAGGTGACGGTGAGCATCGTCGGAGGATCCTGGAAACTGACGATTGTGCAGAAGCTGCTCGCCGGCACGCGCAGGTTCGGAGAACTCCGGCGAGACGTGGGCGGCGTCACTGACCGCGTGCTGACACGTCAGCTGCGCGAGTTGGAGTCTGACGGCCTCGTGCACCGCGAAGTGTTCGCGCAGGTGCCACCTCGTGTCGAGTACTCCCTCACCGCTGAAGGCGAGTCATTGCGGCCGCTCGTCGAGATGATGGACGAGTGGGGGCGACAGTGGACTTCCGAACATGTCGGCGGCGT